Part of the Candidatus Amarolinea dominans genome is shown below.
GCGTTGCGCCACGGGACGGTATGATATCCTCGCTAATGACCGGTCGAGGACCGGTTCGGCCGAGCCACCTGTATGCATGCCGAATCGTCGTCACGGCATCCTCCGCCACATCGCTGCGCCGTTGGAGTGGAAGCCCTCCTGACCCAGTTGCGCCGCAATCTGGGTGTCGTCCAGGCCCTGCGCATGCAATGCGCCCACTCGTTCCACCATCGCCGCATAGCCGTTGACGGTCGTTTGTACGCCGACCGGCGTCTGCACCTCGGGCCGGTGTAGTGGCCGGAGAGCCACACGATGCGCATATGCACCCGGTCGGCTATGTCTCGTCTCAGGATCACCCGTTCGACCAGGTTGCGCAGCAGGGTTTTGCGCTGTGCAGGTGTGCAACCTTCCCATACTGCGGGCAGGTGCGCCGAGAGGGGGCAAATTGCTCACGCAGCTCAGCGTGATCTTCTGCGGCGCACTGGTTGCGTTCACGCCGCGCTGCGCCGTTTCCTCGACGTTGCGTAACTGGCGTAGCTTTTCCTCCCAGCGCTGCTCCAGTTCGCCCGCCACCAGCCGGTTCTCCGGTTCGACCTGGCTGTACTGCCGCTGCGCCCGCTGCGCTTCGTACCGGCTTGCTTTGACCTGTGCGGCCCATTGCGCCGTCAGCATTGTTCCTGTTCTGTGCGCGAGCCGCTAATACCTCTTGCCAGTACGTCGAGGTTGGCTGGCGCAGGGCCGCAAAGAAGGCTTGTGTGACCGCCGCGGCCCACCTTGGGCCCGTGAATCGTGGGACAGGCCGCCATGCCGTACCGGCGCCGCATGTTCTGGCACGGGTAGTGGTGATAACCTCTTTTGTACATCACTTGACGATGGTAGCCGCAGTGTCCGCACACCGCCAGTCCTTGCAGCAAACCAGGCCCTTCCCGTGCTGCGCCCACTGCGAGATCTGCACCTGCCGGTGCGCCGTCCATTCTGACCAACTGCGCCTGGTCTGCTTCGTACTGCGCCCACGTAATGTAGGCCGGGTAGACGTCGCACACAATGGCGATCCATTCCTCTTGCGGCCGACGCCCCCGCACGGCTGGCGGTCGCCCCGGCGTGTGGCGCCTTCGCCCATACACACAAACGCACCTGCATAGGCCGGATTGCGCACGATCTCGTAGATCGCCGTGTCTGTTGGTGGCTTCCACACGATCTCTCCAGCACTGCTCCATGCAGCTGGCGACGCGGTAGCAGCAGTTCTGCGCGCCGCAGGTAGTGCAACACCTGCCCGCAACTCCCCACCCGGCGAATTTTGCCAGCACCAACTCGATGCTCCCGCGCACCCGCCTGTCCGGGTCTTTTCTCCACCCGCCCGTCGGCGGCCCGTCCTGTCCCGCCGGCAACACCTGGCGGTACGCTCCCCGTTCCACTTGCCGCAGCCGTCCTCTTCCAATCGTTGTTTCCAGAATGTGGAGTTCTGCCTCACCATTGTCCCCTCCAGTCCCAACAAGAGCCGGTCGTTGAACTGCTGCGGATGGTAGACGCCGTCGTGGTCGGCAATCAGCGTGTCGCATACAGCCGCCAAGTCAAGCAATGATACCAGTCTCCGTTGTTCCGCGCAAGGCGCGATACTTTGTAGCCGATGATGATGCCGACTTGCCCCATGCTGACTTCCGTCACCAGGCCGCTGGAATCCGCTCCGACTTGCGCTTGTCGCTGCCTGAGCGCCCTTGATCTTCGTCTATCACCTCGATGCGCTCTGCCGACCACCCTCAACCCAATCGCCCGCCCCACCATCTGCCGTTGGTTGACCTGGTTCTCCGGGTTGCGTACCACTTGCGGGAGCGTGATTGCCGAATATAGACGTAAGCCATCCGGTTGCTGGCGCTTCCGCTCACTTTGCCGGGACCCTTCACGCTGGCTCATCGCACCGCCCCTCGTCCAGCCGCTCCCGGCAGACCTATGCCACGATCCGACGCACGCGCTCCTGTTGCGCCCGTCATACCTCTCACACTGCGCCGGTGCCATCAGACTCGATGGCACCGGCCGCAGTCCCGTCTGCCCTCCTCTCATCTGGGCATCCATCTGCTGCGTCCCTTCTGGCCCGGCGATGATCGCCGTAGTAGTGCCAGCAATTGTCGCACAGAATGCCAGCCGAGGGGACACGAGGTACGTGGTTGCGCCAGGTTGCTCTGGTCGGTCACGCCCACAGGGAGCCAGCGGCGTATGCCAGGGGCCTGTTCGACCTCGAACCAGGTTTGACCGGGTCTTTCGTGGGTCGCGAGCAGCGGCATCGTCCGTCCGCAATAGGTGGGCGGGCCGGTGACGGTAATAACGTCCGCAGAGAAAACAGGTTGTGATGCTTGGGGTGTAGTTTGTTGGTTACAGCACGATCGTATCTGCGGCGAGAAATCGCCCGATGAGCGGGTCGTACCAGCGGGACTGGTAGAAATACAACGCCGTGCCGCTGTCCCATCGCTGTCCGGTGAAGCGGTAGGTCGTCACCTGGTTGTTAGCGTTGTAACGCGCCATGCCAGGGGATAGTAGCGCAGTCGGTCACGCGGTGCCGTTCTGATCCAGCGTGATGGCCGTGGAACCGAGATGATCCGTCAGCAGGTAGTTCACCGCCGCGCTGGTGTTATGGCGCACCGCCACCCGCTGCCCGCCGACGTAGCATTTGCTCTCACGTGAACGTGAGGTTGTCGAACAGCACGTTCAAGTTCATCGGTGCGCAGCGAGACGAAACTGCGCTCTTCACGGCGGTCGTCCGTCCACGCACCCAGGTTGCCGCCATTCCGCCACAGGTCGAAGCGCCCGGTCAACGGATCGTAGCTCACCTTGTAGCTGTGCGTCTGTTCGGCCGCATTCGCCGCAGCGAAACTGACGCGCAGCGTGGCGACGTTGCCAGCGTTCTCGTAGATGCGCACATGCGTCGCATCCTGCCAGATGCGGTAGCTGTTGCCGCGCTGGCTCCCGCTGGCCGCCGAGGCGAACAGGTACAGCCCGGCGCTCGTCCTGCTGGTGTAGGTCGCTGTCCACTCGTAGTTCAGCGCCGCGGTTTGTCCGAAGGCGAGATTAGCGTTGGTGTTGCTGCTCGTCGCTTCTGGCGATAGCCGCCACTCCGTCACCGCCCACGTCCCGCTGCTTGCCGTCCAGCCCTGCGCCTGCCCGTCGTTGAAGTCCTCCAGGTACGCAGCCGCTCGTAGTAGTTGCCAACATAAACGGTCGTGGTGCTGCTGCCGCTCGTCTCCTGACGCGCGCCCCATCCCCCGTCGTAGACGTAGCTGGCGGTTGCCCCGCCGCTCATGCCGGTCAGCCGATTCTCGGCGTCGTAGGTCAACGTGATGTCCTGACCGCCATCGATGCGCCGCGTGGCGTTGCCGTTGGGGTCGCGCCAATCCACCCGGTCTGTGGGCCTCGGGAGGTTGGTGCGCCAGCGTAGCCGCGCGATGGGGACTCCTGCCGTTTTCCGTAGCTGATGGATATCATGGGAAGCGGGCTTGAGACGGACTGCTTGACTGAAAGTACAGAGTGTGTGCGCTAACTTTGGTCTCGCCGTTTCTGTCTCCCCATTCTTCTGGATCACCATACGCTTGATATACAATCGAGAATAGTCCTACCCCGGCATCCTCAGCTTGGCTCATCATCTCAACCGCTTGCTGGTAAACAATGGGAATGCGTTCGTACCAGTAGTCAGGGTTGAGATCCGGGGAGATGTGAGCGTTGGCTGCAGAGACGTTGGGTGGCAGCTCAATCCGTGTCCGCAGATCCTCTTCAAGCATGTGCTGGCCGACTAGCAATCGCTGATGTAATTTCTCCACTTTCTCCACCGGCAGCCAACCACAATAGGTGCTTCGGTCAGGTGCCATCAAATACCAATAGGGTACTGGTTTTCTATAGGAACTACCTCATTCAGGTTAATATTATATGGAACATTGGGTCTTGACAGTAAAACGGTTGGCAATCCTACTAGCACCTTCCATACATCCTCATCGGTCCACTTGAAGCTATGGAGCATGCACGATAGTTTGGGCCAGTCATATCCTAGTTCTACGCAGGGACTCAGAAAGGTAGACAGAATGGTCAGGAACCAATTCCCCCACAGACCACCCTGATATCGTGGGTCGCGATCCCGGCCGAAATCTCCCATTTCGGTTCCCTTATCATGAAGAATCCAGTTTTTAGAACTGCCGACTTTGCGACGAATTTCAGCGACCCGTGCTCGGAGTGGCTCGGGATTGCCAGCATCCAGTTCTGCTGCCAGCGGAGTCGCAGCAGATTGAAAAGCGCGGTAATCAAACAGAAAGGCTGTATGTGCTAAGGACATGGATCACCTCATTCTGCTATCGGACGTCCGTTTCGCCAAATGCGGTCAAACGGTTTACCCCATTTACCTCCTGAAGAGTAAATCGTAGCGTGACCAAATGGCAGCTTAGTATCTTTCAGATAGTCCGGATCGGCCCAACCTCCCCATTGCTTGACATCGCCCACTGTCGTCTCTCGCACCCAATCGCCAGCACCTGGTCCCTCTTTTCTATTGGGGAATTGTTGTTTGGAACCCTGAACAGAGTCAGGGCCACACAGAGATGCAATCTGGCAAGACATACCCGTTTCCCACTGTTTTGTGCGCAAGGTATCAGGGAAGCCTCTAAATGCCCCTGTATCCGGGTCAGGACGACGTGAGAACTGGTACAAGATTTCATCGTCCGGTAGGTCATCCAACCGCTTGACTGCATCAGTGACGTCATCAACATGCGACATCGCCTGAACTGCATCATCAGCGTGCGCTACCGCTTTCAGCGCATCGTCGCCATGCATCAAGGCCCGCACGAGTACGCCGCCCCCTGCGATTACAGGCAAAATCGTGGTGACGCCATCGGCCACCAATGATAGCCCATTTGTCCAATTCAGGCCATTGGTTTTTATGTCGTAGATGTCATAGGCGAGGAACGCGATGTCCAGCGCGGTTTTGAACCAATGGCGGAGGATCGTGTACCTGACAGGGTTATTGGCCGCGTAAGAGTGCCTGTTGAGCGATTGCGGATTTTCCGCCCCCGGCACAATCGTATCCGCGCTCAGGAACCGTCCGACGGCGGGGTCGTACCAGCGGGACTGATAGAAATACAACGCCGTGCCGCTATCCCAGCGTTGACCGGTGAAGCGGTAGGTGGTTACCTGACTGCCCGGATTGTAACGCACCGCGCCGTAGGGATAGTAGCGCAACTCCGTCGTGCGATTGCCGGCGCTGTTCAGCGTCAGCGCCGTGGAGCCGAGATGATCGCCCAACAGATAGTTGATCGTGCTGGCCCCGGTGCGCATCGCGACGCGCGTCGCGCCGGCGTAATAATACTTCTTGACCGTGCCGTTGTCTATTTCGTAAGTGTTGCCCACGAAGACCCGCGTGACGCCGCTGATCGTCTCCTTGACCCGGTTGCCGTCGCCGTCGTACACGTAACTCGCCGTGACGCCCCCGGACATCGCGGTTAATCGGTTCTCGGCATCGTAGGTCAACGTGACATCTTGACTGCCGTTGATGCGCCGGGTGGCGTTGCCGTTGGCGTCATACCAGTACTTCTGATAGCCTGCCGTCGTCCCCCAACATGGGTCACAGCATGCTTGTGTGCGCCATTCTGATAAAGCATTGATTCTGCGTCGTGCTCTCGAAGTGGGTCAGGTTGCCGATGGCGTTGTAGCCGTAGTTCTTCTGGCTGTAACCGCCGTAGCCCGTGGCGCCACTGGCCTGCGCGGTGCTCAGACGGTGCAGCGCATCGTAGCTGAAGCTCTGCGTCTGGGTGGCCGGCGGCGTTGGCGGAGGGCCGTTGTAGGCTGCGATGTCAATGATGCTCAACACGTTGCCGGCGTCATCGTAGGTGTAGCTGATGTTCTGCAGATTGGTGTAGGGGGACGCGTTGCCGGTCTTCAGCGTCACCAGCCGGAAGTTCTCGGCCGCGGTGTAGGTGTAGAGCTGCTGCACCACTCCCGTCGTGCTGCCCAGCCAGCGTTCCGTCGTCTGGCCCAACGCGTTGTAGAGCGTCTCGCCCACATAGTAAGTGCTGCCGTTGCTCTGCACCTGGCGCAGCAACCCCTGGGTGGTGTAGGTGAAATTCACCTGCTCGCCCACCTGGCCCGCGTTGCCGCCAGGATACTTTTGCCACAGCGGCCGGTCGGCTGAGTCATAGCGCCAGGCCGTCACGAAGGCGCCGCCCCCTGTACCGCTGATCACCTGGGTCTCGGTGATCACCCGGCCGCGCAGATCATAGGCCCAGGCGCTGCTGCCCGATGGATCGTTCATGCCCGTGCGTCGGCCCTTGCCCAGGTTGCCGTTCGCCGTGCTGTCGTAGCTGAAGCCGACGGCATAAGCCCCGCTGCACGTCAGGGTGTCCAGGTTGCTGACGCCCGCATGATAGGTCTTGCCCACCAGCCGATTGTGGCCGTCGTAGTAGAAGCAGATCGCCTGGTAGCGCGCATCGCGCTGTTTCACCAGGTTGCCCGCCGCATCGTAGCGATACTGCCACGCGCCCATGTCCGGATCGTTCATGCTCGTCTTGCGGCCCAACAGGTCGTGGGTCAGCGTCGTCTGGTTGCTGGCGTGATCCTGCACCGTCAGCAGCCGGCCGGCCACGTCGTAGCTGTAGCGCGTGCGGTATTCGCTGCCCCAGGTAGGATTGGGCTGGCCGACCGGCCACGAACCGGTGCTCTCCGAGACGCTGCGCAGGTTGCCAAACACATCGGACGCACGGCGCACGAAGCGCCGGTTGGCGTCGATGGTGTAGACCACAGGCCGCGGGGCGCTGAAATCCGGGTCGGCCGGGTTGTATTCGACTGCGTAGCGGGTCTCGGTGGTCGAGCTGTCAGGCTGCGTGACCACCAGCGGCCGGCCCAGCGCATCATAGGTCGTCTGCGTCTTGGCCTGGCCCCAGTCCGGCGGCCGATACGCGCCGCCGGCGGCCGCATAGAAATAGGGGACGTTCTGTTGCTTGACCCCGCCCAACGGGTGATACTGCGTGCTGCCACGATGCTCTGGCTGTCGGACGCGGCCTCCTGCTGCGTCTGGATGACCTGCCCCAGGCCGTCGTAGAATGCCCAATCGTCCAGGTAGGTCACTGTGCCCGATGCGTCGCCGTTCTGATCGTCGCGCAAACTGTGTCTGACCGCCAGCGGCGCAGGGCTGTCGCTGTAGGCGTACTTCTCGGTGACCGGGTTCGCCCACCGCGCCCGGCTTGCGGATTTCGGTCACGCGGCCGAACACGTCATACGTCAGACGGATCGCTGCGCTGTTGGGGTCGGTGCTGCGCTGCAACTGCCCCGCCAACCCGCTGCCGCCCACTTCGGCGCCGGTCACGCCGTAATAGGTGTTGCTCGTCGTCGCGGGTTGCGCCGCCGCCCGCGCCGGGGGTGGTCGTCTGGGTCACCGGGTACGTCTTGAAGGTCGCATCGTACGCTGTGGTCGCCGTCGCGCCGGCCGCGTTGGTCTCGCCGGTGCGGTTGCCGTAGAGATCGTAGCTGTAGAGCGCCGGCCGCGCCCAGTCGGCCTGGTTGGCGCTATCGCAGGTCTTGGCCTGCCACACCTCCTTCAACTGGCCTTTGGTCGGCGGCGTCTGCTGCTGGTTGAAGCCGGTCGTGTCGCATCTGCCGCGCCTGGCTCCTGCGCGCCGCCGCTGTCGCCCGCCCACAGCTTCTCCTGCGCCACCCGGTTGACGATGTAGGCGCTGGCGTCATCTCGCGGGTAGTACCAGCGTTCGGTCGTGCGGTAGGGGGTGGCGTCGGTCGCATTGGCGTACTCCCGGATGTGGGTCACGTTGCCATACTGCTTGCTGCCGCCCTGGTTGGCGATCGCATAGGCGTAACGCGTGACCGCAACCGCACTGCCCTGGGTTTGGGTCACCGCGCTCGTGTAAGGCCAATCCACCCCGCCCACCGTCTGCAACAGCCAGCCGGTGGCCGTACGCGCCAGCTCGCCCCCACCCGGCTGCGTGGTGATGACCAACGTCTCCTTGCCCTTGCGCGGGTCGGGCTTGCCGGCGCTGGCGTTGTATTGATAGCTGTAACTGTGATTGCGCTGCGTCACCGCCTGGCCGGCCGCATCCTTCGCCACTTCCTGCACCGCAGTGTGGCCCAGAAATTCGTAGGTGTCGCGCGGGATCTCGGCGCCGTTGTTGCACCCCACCGGCGTCACGTAGGCATACGCGCCTGTCGGAGCATATTCGGTCGTCGAGAACAGCCCCAGCCCCGACGCCGCGCCGTTGGTGATGACCTGGCTGGTCACCACTTGCCACTGATAGCTGGTGCAGCCGGCGTTGTTGCCCACGAATTCCGGGCTGTAGTTGAACTGC
Proteins encoded:
- a CDS encoding RHS repeat protein, which encodes MTGAEVGGSGLAGQLQRSTDPNSAAIRLTYDVFGRVTEIRKPGAVGEPGHREVRLQRQPCAAGGQTQFARRSERRRIGHSDLPGRLGILRRPGAGHPDAAGGRVRQPEHRGSTQYHPLGGVKQQNVPYFYAAAGGAYRPPDWGQAKTQTTYDALGRPLVVTQPDSSTTETRYAVEYNPADPDFSAPRPVVYTIDANRRFVRRASDVFGNLRSVSESTGSWPVGQPNPTWGSEYRTRYSYDVAGRLLTVQDHASNQTTLTHDLLGRKTSMNDPDMGAWQYRYDAAGNLVKQRDARYQAICFYYDGHNRLVGKTYHAGVSNLDTLTCSGAYAVGFSYDSTANGNLGKGRRTGMNDPSGSSAWAYDLRGRVITETQVISGTGGGAFVTAWRYDSADRPLWQKYPGGNAGQVGEQVNFTYTTQGLLRQVQSNGSTYYVGETLYNALGQTTERWLGSTTGVVQQLYTYTAAENFRLVTLKTGNASPYTNLQNISYTYDDAGNVLSIIDIAAYNGPPPTPPATQTQSFSYDALHRLSTAQASGATGYGGYSQKNYGYNAIGNLTHFESTTQNQCFIRMAHTSML